In a single window of the Littorina saxatilis isolate snail1 linkage group LG3, US_GU_Lsax_2.0, whole genome shotgun sequence genome:
- the LOC138962564 gene encoding choline/ethanolamine transporter flvcr2a-like isoform X3 codes for MLGLFCLYSFSNAVQWIHLNIIANVLDRYYNASLPTDGYERANAIDWLSMVFMLAYVPLIFPATWLLDKKGLRVCMVAGCFLNALAAWLKCASVGENLFGVLMVAQTVAAISQIWVLGIPARLAAVWFGPNEVSTATSLGVFGNQIGIAVGFLTPPELVPNSADLDTIGTHLRNMFYGTAAITTAIFFVNLFFFQKEPPCPPSRAQQQQLELEVNANYGKSLLKLFRNKGFFVLMISYGMNTGSFYAVSTLLNNIILEYYPGEEENAGRIGLTLVLTGILGAVAGGIWLDKTRTFKGTSLGIYLMTTASMAAFAFTLDLGHLWIVFLTAGLLGLTMTGYLPVGFEFAAELTFPESEGTSSGLLNASAQIFGIILTMGMRAMMQNISVLWANITVTIILFFGTIMTGFIHADYRRQAANKEVTERMTNLEIEVDQPTSNWVKHLTPLDTDTEINNQDGLKTHL; via the exons ATGCTGGGGCTGTTCTGCCTGTACTCGTTCAGCAACGCCGTGCAGTGGATCCACCTCAACATCATCGCCAACGTCCTGGACCGCTACTACAACGCGAGCCTTCCCACCGATGGGTATGAG AGAGCGAACGCCATAGATTGGCTGTCCATGGTGTTCATGTTAGCCTACGTACCTCTGATTTTCCCTGCAACATGGCTGCTGGACAAGAAGGGACTGCGCGTCTGCATGGTGGCCGGCTGCTTCCTCAACGCTCTCGCCGCCTGGCTCAAGTGTGCAAGCGTCGGCGAG AATCTGTTCGGGGTGCTGATGGTCGCCCAAACCGTGGCGGCGATATCACAGATCTGGGTGTTGGGAATCCCGGCTCGTCTGGCTGCTGTGTGGTTTGGGCCCAATGAAGTCTCCACTGCCACCTCTCTGGGTGTTTTTGGAAACCAG ATTGGCATCGCCGTTGGGTTCCTGACGCCGCCGGAACTGGTTCCCAACTCAGCTGACCTTGACACTATAGGAACCCATCTGCGCAATATGTTTTACGGCACAGCTGCCATCACCACTGCCATTTTCTTTGTCAACCTTTTCT TTTTCCAGAAAGAACCCCCTTGTCCACCGAGTCGAGCTCAGCAGCAACAGCTGGAGCTTGAGGTGAACGCGAACTACGGCAAGTCTCTGCTCAAACTCTTCAGGAACAAGGGATTCTTCGTTCTCATGATCTCTTATG GAATGAACACAGGTTCCTTTTATGCCGTGTCGACTTTACTAAACAACATCATCTTAGAATACTACCCG GGAGAAGAGGAGAACGCTGGGAGAATTGGACTTACCCTTGTGCTAACGGGGATCCTTGGCGCTGTGGCCGGGGGAATCTGGTTGGATAAGACACGGACCttcaa AGGGACATCGCTAGGTATCTACCTGATGACCACAGCCAGTATGGCGGCCTTCGCCTTCACCCTGGACCTTGGTCATCTGTGGATTGTCTTCCTTACCGCCGGACTTCTGGG GTTGACAATGACGGGCTATTTACCAGTGGGGTTTGAATTTGCTGCGGAGCTGACGTTTCCAGAGTCAGAGGGCACGTCTTCCGGTCTGCTGAATGCGTCTGCGCAGATCTTTGGCATCATACTGACCATGGGCATGCGTGCCATGATGCAGAACATTTCCGTTCTGTGGGCCAACATCACCGTCACCATCATTCTCTTCTTTGGCACCATTATGACAG GGTTTATTCATGCTGACTATAGGAGACAGGCGGCAAACAAAGAG GTTACGGAGCGAATGACCAATCTAGAGATTGAAGTCGACCAACCCACCAGTAACTGGGTTAAACATTTGACACCTTTGGACACCGACACGGAAATCAACAATCAAGATGGATTAAAAACGCATCTTTGA
- the LOC138962564 gene encoding choline/ethanolamine transporter flvcr2a-like isoform X1 produces MEMENGASRRGEEVVNSAFKSEDYQTIDEVFRNAVADRNDTASTKYTKVDNQADGQEVILGYGATKSRDQEASAEENKRTDEAVHVYPRRWLMLGLFCLYSFSNAVQWIHLNIIANVLDRYYNASLPTDGYERANAIDWLSMVFMLAYVPLIFPATWLLDKKGLRVCMVAGCFLNALAAWLKCASVGENLFGVLMVAQTVAAISQIWVLGIPARLAAVWFGPNEVSTATSLGVFGNQIGIAVGFLTPPELVPNSADLDTIGTHLRNMFYGTAAITTAIFFVNLFFFQKEPPCPPSRAQQQQLELEVNANYGKSLLKLFRNKGFFVLMISYGMNTGSFYAVSTLLNNIILEYYPGEEENAGRIGLTLVLTGILGAVAGGIWLDKTRTFKGTSLGIYLMTTASMAAFAFTLDLGHLWIVFLTAGLLGLTMTGYLPVGFEFAAELTFPESEGTSSGLLNASAQIFGIILTMGMRAMMQNISVLWANITVTIILFFGTIMTGFIHADYRRQAANKEVTERMTNLEIEVDQPTSNWVKHLTPLDTDTEINNQDGLKTHL; encoded by the exons CCAGTACAAAATACaccaaagtggacaaccaggcGGATGGCCAGGAGGTCATCCTGGGTTATGGCGCCACCAAGTCACGTGACCAGGAAGCTTCGGCTGAAGAGAACAAGCGCACCGATGAAGCGGTGCATGTGTACCCGCGACGCTGGCTGATGCTGGGGCTGTTCTGCCTGTACTCGTTCAGCAACGCCGTGCAGTGGATCCACCTCAACATCATCGCCAACGTCCTGGACCGCTACTACAACGCGAGCCTTCCCACCGATGGGTATGAG AGAGCGAACGCCATAGATTGGCTGTCCATGGTGTTCATGTTAGCCTACGTACCTCTGATTTTCCCTGCAACATGGCTGCTGGACAAGAAGGGACTGCGCGTCTGCATGGTGGCCGGCTGCTTCCTCAACGCTCTCGCCGCCTGGCTCAAGTGTGCAAGCGTCGGCGAG AATCTGTTCGGGGTGCTGATGGTCGCCCAAACCGTGGCGGCGATATCACAGATCTGGGTGTTGGGAATCCCGGCTCGTCTGGCTGCTGTGTGGTTTGGGCCCAATGAAGTCTCCACTGCCACCTCTCTGGGTGTTTTTGGAAACCAG ATTGGCATCGCCGTTGGGTTCCTGACGCCGCCGGAACTGGTTCCCAACTCAGCTGACCTTGACACTATAGGAACCCATCTGCGCAATATGTTTTACGGCACAGCTGCCATCACCACTGCCATTTTCTTTGTCAACCTTTTCT TTTTCCAGAAAGAACCCCCTTGTCCACCGAGTCGAGCTCAGCAGCAACAGCTGGAGCTTGAGGTGAACGCGAACTACGGCAAGTCTCTGCTCAAACTCTTCAGGAACAAGGGATTCTTCGTTCTCATGATCTCTTATG GAATGAACACAGGTTCCTTTTATGCCGTGTCGACTTTACTAAACAACATCATCTTAGAATACTACCCG GGAGAAGAGGAGAACGCTGGGAGAATTGGACTTACCCTTGTGCTAACGGGGATCCTTGGCGCTGTGGCCGGGGGAATCTGGTTGGATAAGACACGGACCttcaa AGGGACATCGCTAGGTATCTACCTGATGACCACAGCCAGTATGGCGGCCTTCGCCTTCACCCTGGACCTTGGTCATCTGTGGATTGTCTTCCTTACCGCCGGACTTCTGGG GTTGACAATGACGGGCTATTTACCAGTGGGGTTTGAATTTGCTGCGGAGCTGACGTTTCCAGAGTCAGAGGGCACGTCTTCCGGTCTGCTGAATGCGTCTGCGCAGATCTTTGGCATCATACTGACCATGGGCATGCGTGCCATGATGCAGAACATTTCCGTTCTGTGGGCCAACATCACCGTCACCATCATTCTCTTCTTTGGCACCATTATGACAG GGTTTATTCATGCTGACTATAGGAGACAGGCGGCAAACAAAGAG GTTACGGAGCGAATGACCAATCTAGAGATTGAAGTCGACCAACCCACCAGTAACTGGGTTAAACATTTGACACCTTTGGACACCGACACGGAAATCAACAATCAAGATGGATTAAAAACGCATCTTTGA
- the LOC138962564 gene encoding choline/ethanolamine transporter flvcr2a-like isoform X2 produces the protein MASTKYTKVDNQADGQEVILGYGATKSRDQEASAEENKRTDEAVHVYPRRWLMLGLFCLYSFSNAVQWIHLNIIANVLDRYYNASLPTDGYERANAIDWLSMVFMLAYVPLIFPATWLLDKKGLRVCMVAGCFLNALAAWLKCASVGENLFGVLMVAQTVAAISQIWVLGIPARLAAVWFGPNEVSTATSLGVFGNQIGIAVGFLTPPELVPNSADLDTIGTHLRNMFYGTAAITTAIFFVNLFFFQKEPPCPPSRAQQQQLELEVNANYGKSLLKLFRNKGFFVLMISYGMNTGSFYAVSTLLNNIILEYYPGEEENAGRIGLTLVLTGILGAVAGGIWLDKTRTFKGTSLGIYLMTTASMAAFAFTLDLGHLWIVFLTAGLLGLTMTGYLPVGFEFAAELTFPESEGTSSGLLNASAQIFGIILTMGMRAMMQNISVLWANITVTIILFFGTIMTGFIHADYRRQAANKEVTERMTNLEIEVDQPTSNWVKHLTPLDTDTEINNQDGLKTHL, from the exons ATGG CCAGTACAAAATACaccaaagtggacaaccaggcGGATGGCCAGGAGGTCATCCTGGGTTATGGCGCCACCAAGTCACGTGACCAGGAAGCTTCGGCTGAAGAGAACAAGCGCACCGATGAAGCGGTGCATGTGTACCCGCGACGCTGGCTGATGCTGGGGCTGTTCTGCCTGTACTCGTTCAGCAACGCCGTGCAGTGGATCCACCTCAACATCATCGCCAACGTCCTGGACCGCTACTACAACGCGAGCCTTCCCACCGATGGGTATGAG AGAGCGAACGCCATAGATTGGCTGTCCATGGTGTTCATGTTAGCCTACGTACCTCTGATTTTCCCTGCAACATGGCTGCTGGACAAGAAGGGACTGCGCGTCTGCATGGTGGCCGGCTGCTTCCTCAACGCTCTCGCCGCCTGGCTCAAGTGTGCAAGCGTCGGCGAG AATCTGTTCGGGGTGCTGATGGTCGCCCAAACCGTGGCGGCGATATCACAGATCTGGGTGTTGGGAATCCCGGCTCGTCTGGCTGCTGTGTGGTTTGGGCCCAATGAAGTCTCCACTGCCACCTCTCTGGGTGTTTTTGGAAACCAG ATTGGCATCGCCGTTGGGTTCCTGACGCCGCCGGAACTGGTTCCCAACTCAGCTGACCTTGACACTATAGGAACCCATCTGCGCAATATGTTTTACGGCACAGCTGCCATCACCACTGCCATTTTCTTTGTCAACCTTTTCT TTTTCCAGAAAGAACCCCCTTGTCCACCGAGTCGAGCTCAGCAGCAACAGCTGGAGCTTGAGGTGAACGCGAACTACGGCAAGTCTCTGCTCAAACTCTTCAGGAACAAGGGATTCTTCGTTCTCATGATCTCTTATG GAATGAACACAGGTTCCTTTTATGCCGTGTCGACTTTACTAAACAACATCATCTTAGAATACTACCCG GGAGAAGAGGAGAACGCTGGGAGAATTGGACTTACCCTTGTGCTAACGGGGATCCTTGGCGCTGTGGCCGGGGGAATCTGGTTGGATAAGACACGGACCttcaa AGGGACATCGCTAGGTATCTACCTGATGACCACAGCCAGTATGGCGGCCTTCGCCTTCACCCTGGACCTTGGTCATCTGTGGATTGTCTTCCTTACCGCCGGACTTCTGGG GTTGACAATGACGGGCTATTTACCAGTGGGGTTTGAATTTGCTGCGGAGCTGACGTTTCCAGAGTCAGAGGGCACGTCTTCCGGTCTGCTGAATGCGTCTGCGCAGATCTTTGGCATCATACTGACCATGGGCATGCGTGCCATGATGCAGAACATTTCCGTTCTGTGGGCCAACATCACCGTCACCATCATTCTCTTCTTTGGCACCATTATGACAG GGTTTATTCATGCTGACTATAGGAGACAGGCGGCAAACAAAGAG GTTACGGAGCGAATGACCAATCTAGAGATTGAAGTCGACCAACCCACCAGTAACTGGGTTAAACATTTGACACCTTTGGACACCGACACGGAAATCAACAATCAAGATGGATTAAAAACGCATCTTTGA